The following nucleotide sequence is from Hypomesus transpacificus isolate Combined female unplaced genomic scaffold, fHypTra1 scaffold_216, whole genome shotgun sequence.
taaccctagccctagccctaatcccccaatggcagccttaatggcaacggggcgagggttgggatggaggctgggttagggctgacctcacgtctcggcctgcggcggagctcaggggaggcctggtgacaggatcagaccaacggtaggggtcccagaagtctggaactccaaccctaaccctaatcccccaatggcagccttaatggcaacggggcgagggttgggatggaggctgggttagggctgacctcacgtctcgttctgcggcggagctcaggggagttctggtgacaggatcagaccaacggtaggggtccccaaagtctggaactccaaccctaaccctaaccctagccctaatcccccaatggcagccttaatggcaacggggcgagggttgggatggaggctgggttagggctgacctcacgtctcggcctgcggcggagctcaggggaggcctggtgacaggatcagaccaacggtaggggtcccggaagtctggaactccaaccccagccctagccctaatcccccaatggcagccttaatggcaacggggcgagggttgggatggggttgggctagggctgacctcacgtctcgttctgcggcggagctcaggggaggcctggtgacaggatcagaccaacggtaggggtcccggaagtctggaactccaaccctaaccctagccctagccctaatcccccaatggcagccttaatggcaacggggcgagggttgggatggaggctgggttagggctgacctcacgtctcggcctgctgcggagctcaggggaggcctggtgacaggatcagaccaacggtaggggtcccggatgtctggaactccaaccctaaccctagccctagccctaatcccccaatggcatccttaatggcaacggggcgagggttgggatggaggctgggttagggctgacctcacgtctcgttctgcggcggagctcagggaaggcctggtgacaggatcagaccaacggtaggggtcccggaagtcttgaactccaaccctaaccctagccctaatcccccaatggcagccttaatggcaacggggcgagggttgggatgggggctgggctagggctgacctcacgtctcggcctgcggcggagctcaggggagttctggtgacaggatcagaccaacggtaggggtcccagaagtctggaactccaaccctaaccctagccctaatcccccaatggcagccttaatggcaacggggcgagggttgggatggaggctgggttagggctgacctcacgtctcgttctgcggcggagctcaggggagttctggtgacaggatcagaccaacggtaggggtcccggaagtctggaactccaaccctaaccctagccctagccctaatcccccaatggcagccttaatggcaacggggcgagggttgggatggaggctgggttagggctgacctcacgtctcggcctgcggcggagctcaggggagttctggtgacaggatcagaccaacggtaggggtcccggaagtctggaactccaaccctaaccctagccctaatcccccaatggcagccttaatggcaacggggcgagggttgggatggaggctgggttagggctgacctcacgtctcgttctgcggcggagctcaggggagttctggtgacaggatcagaccaacggtaggggtcccggaagtctggaactccaaccctaaccctaaccctagccctaatcccccaatggcagccttaatggcaacggggcgagggttgggatggaggctcggttagggctgacctcacgtctcgttctgcggcggagctcaggggaggcctggtgacaggatcagaccaacggtaggggtcccggaagtctggaactccaaccctaaccctagccctaccctagccctaatcccccaatggcagccttaatggcaacggggcgagggttgggatggaggctgggttagggctgacctcacgtctcgttctgcggcggaggtcaggggaggcctggtgacaggatcagaccaacggtaggggtcccggaagtctggaactccaaccctaaccctagccctagccctaatcccccaatggcagccttaatggcaacggggcgagggttgggatggaggctgggttagggctgacctcacgtctcgttctgcggcggagctcagggaaggcctggtgacaggatcagaccaacggtaggggtcccggaagtcttgaactccaaccctaaccctagccctaatcccccaatggcagccttaatggcaacggggcgagggttgggatgggggctgggctagggctgacctcacgtctcggcctgcggcggacctcaggggagttctggtgacaggatcagaccaacggtaggggtcccagaagtctggaactccaaccctaaccctaatcccccacTGGCAGCCTTAATgtcaacggggcgagggttgggatggaggctgggttagggctgacctcacgtctcgttctgcggcggagctcaggggaggcctggtgacaggatcagaccaacggtaggggtcccggaagtctggaactccaaccctaaccctagccctaccctagccctaatcccccaatggcagccttaatggcaacggggcgagggttgggatgggggctgggctagggctgacctcacgtctcggcctgcggcggagctcaggggagttctggtgacaggatcagaccaacggtaggggtcccggaagtctggaactccaaccctaaccctagccctaatcccccaatggcagccttaatggcaacggggcgagggttgggatggaggctgggttagggctaacctcacgtctcgttctgcggcggagctcaggggaggcctggtgacaggatcagaccaacggtaggggtcccggaagtctggaactccaaccctaaccctagccctagccctaatcccccaatggcagccttaatggcaacggggcgagggttgggatggaggctgggttagggctgacctcacgtctcggcctgcggcggagctcaggggaggcctggtgacaggatcagaccaacggtaggggtcccggaagtctggaactccaaccctaaccctaatcccccaatggcagccttaatggcaacggggcgagggttgggatgggggctgggctagggctgacctcacgtctcggcctgcggcggagctcaggggagttctggtgacaggatcagaccaacggtaggggtcccggaagtctggaactccaaccctaaccctagccctaatcccccaatggcagccttaatggcaacggggcgagggttgggatggaggctgggttagggctgacctcacgtctcgttctgcggcggagctcaggggagttctggtgacaggatcagaccaacggtaggggtcccggaagtctggaactccaaccctaaccctagccctagccctaatcccccaatggcagccttaatggcaacggggcgagggttgggatggaggctgggttagggctgacctcacgtctcggcctgcggcggagctcaggggaggcctggtgacaggatcagaccaacggtaggggtcccggaagtctggaactccaaccctaaccctaatcccccaatggcagccttaatggcaacggggcgagggttgggatgggggctgggctagggctgacctcacgtctcggcctgcggcggagctcaggggagttctggtgacaggatcagaccaacggtaggggtcccggaagtctggaactccaaccctaaccctagccctaatcccccaatggcagccttaatggcaacggggcgagggttgggatggaggctgggttagggctgacctcacgtctcgttctgcggcggagctcaggggagttctggtgacaggatcagaccaacggtaggggtcccggaagtctggaactccaaccctaaccctggccctagccccccaatggcagccttaatagcaacggggcgagggttgggatggaggctgggttagggctgacctcacgtctcgttctgcggcggagctcaggggaggcctggtgacaggatcagaccaacggtaggggtcccggaagtctggaactctaaccctaaccctggccctagccccccaatggcagccttaatggcaacggggcgagggttgggatgggggctgggctagggctgacctcacgtctcgttctgcggcagaactcaggggaggcctggtgacaggatcagaccaacggtaggggtcccggaagtctggaactctaaccctaaccctagccctacccTAGccttaatcccccaatggcagccttaatggcaacggggcgagggttgggatggaggctgggttagggctgacctcacgtctcgttctgcggcggaggtcaggggaggaatggtgacaggatcagaccaacggtaggggtcccggaagtctggaactccaaccctaaccctagccctaatcccccaatggcagccttaatggcaacggggcgagggttgggatggaggctgggttagggctgacctcacgtctcgttctgcggcggagctcaggggaggcctggtgacaggatcagaccaacggtaggggtcccggaagtctggaactccaaccctaaccctagccctagccctaatcccccaatggcagccttaatggcaacggggcgagggttgggatggaggctgggttagggctgacctcacgtctcggcctgcggcggagctcaggggaggcctggtgacaggatcagaccaacggtaggggtcccggaagtctggaactccaaccctaaccctaatcccccaatggcagccttaatggcaaaggggcgagggttgggatgggggctgggctagggctgacctcacgtctcggcctgcggcggagctcaggggagttctggtgacaggatcagaccaacggtaggggtcccggaagtctggaactccaaccctaaccctagccctaatcccccaatggcagccttaatggcaactgggcgagggttgggatggaggctgggttagggctgacctcacgtctcggcctgcggcggagctcaggggaggcctggtgacaggatcagaccaacggtaggggtcccggaagtctggaactccaaccctaaccctggccctagccccccaatggcagccttaatagcaacggggcgagggttgggatggaggctgggttagggctgacctcacgtctcgttctgcggcggagctcaggggaggcctggtgacaggatcagaccaacggtaggggtcccggaagtctggaactccaaccctaaccctggccctagccccccaatggcagccttaatggcaacggggcgagggttgggatgggggctgggctagggctgacctcacgtctcgttctgcggcagaactcaggggaggcctggtgacaggatcagaccaacggtaggggtcccggaagtctggaactccaaccctaaccctagccctacccTAGccttaatcccccaatggcagccttaatggcaacggggcgagggttgggatgggggctgggctagggctgacctcacgtctccttctgcggcggagctcaggggaggcatggtgacaggatcagaccaacggtaggggtcccggaagtctggaactccaaccctaaccctggccctagccccccaatggcagccttaatggcaacggggcgagggttgggatggaggctgggttagggctgacctcacgtctcggcctgcggcggagctcaggggaggcctggtgacaggatcagaccaacggtaggggtcccggaagtctggaactccaaccctaaccctagccctagccctaatcccccaatggcagccttaatggcaacggggcgagggttgggatgggggctgggctagggctgacctcacgtctcgttctgcagcagagctcaggggaggcctggtgacaggatcagaccaacggtaggggtcccggatgtctggaactccaaccctaaccctagccctagccctaatcccccaatggcaaccttaatggcaacggggcgagggttgggatgggggctgggctagggctgacctcacgtctcggcctgcggcggacctcaggggagttctggtgacaggatcagaccaacggtaggggtcccggaagtctggaactccaaccctaaccctagccctaatcccccaatggcagccttaatggcaacggggcgagggttgggatggaggctgggttagggctgacctcacgtctcgttctgcggcggagctcaggggaggcctggtgacaggatcagaccaacggtaggggtcccggatgtctggaactccaaccctaaccctagccctagccctaatcccccaatggcagccttaatggcaacggggcgagggttgggatgggggctgggctagggctgacctcacgtctcggcctgtggcggagctcaggggaggcctggtgacaggatcagaccaacggtaggggtcccggaagtctggaactccaaccctaaccctagccctaatcccccaatggcagccttaatggcaacggggcgagggttgggatggaggctgggttagggctgacctcacgtctcgttctgcggcggagctcaggggaggcctggtgacaggatcagaccaacggtaggggtcccggaggtctggaactccaaccctaaccttagccctaatcccccaatggcagccttaacccttgtgctcCCTTAGGGTCATTTTGACCCGCAGCTATGTCGGgacaacttttcatgataaaaacaaagtgaaacattttctttatccttTGCGCGGTATCGGGGTCGTTTCGACCCACAGCTTTGTTGTGATAATTTTTCATGATAAAAACActaagtgaaacattttctttatccttTGCGCGGTATCGGGGTCGTTTCGACCTACAGCTTTGTTCTGATAACGTTTCATGATAAAAAAAcgaagtgaagcattttctttatcCTTTGCACGGTATCGGGGTCGTTTCGACCCATAGCTTTGTTGTGATAACGTTTCATGATAAAATAActaagtgaaacattttctttatccttTGCACGGTATCGGGGTCGTTTCGACCCACAGCTTTGTTGTGATAATTTTTCATGAtaaaaaacaaagtgaaacatttgagtCATAATtggtgtgtgatgatgatgatgatgacagtgatATAGACACATCCCAGACTACCAGCActaactgggagggagggaggggtgaacacctccaaaataattgaaactaacacacacacaaaccgacaactctgagagacaggaagagtgagacaaaaagtgaaaacatttcatttcgacattttattgtatgtattgtacaaacttaaaaacaacaacatcaacaacatcagTGGTGACCCACAAACCCTATTTACAGAAAAGTGTATCTATCAGACAAGGCACAAAGTCATGGATCAGCAGACTACGCTCTTCTCATATATAGGACAAAGCATTTACACCCTcatccaaccaaccaaccaacccacACCTACATCCATAGCCATATATTTTGTTAGCTGGAGTGTAGACTAAATGACTCGAACTCTGTGGTATTAGAGGTTACTGGGCGTCTAGGAGGGGGGATCTTCAGACAGGAGACGAGGCAACCTGGTGTTGAGTCCTCCCGTCTGGCGGACCTCTTGAAGTCCGACCCCAtggctttccactcctctccgcgtttcagatagccttcccgatttgtctcgtccaaGATCACTCTTTCGATTTGTGGCGTGATAAAAAGTAAAAACGTGGAGACCATGTCGTGAGCGTGGGAAACGGCGTAAGCTGTGGGTCCGGGgggtctctctgtgtttttacGCTGCTGCTGCGGCGGCGGCGACCTCCTCCCGTACGGAACCGAAGACCATTGGATTTTGCCGTTTTTCGACACAAACGTATCTGGCACTTGGTCCTCGTGAGGATCATTGTCGTCGTCTTTGGGAGCCGACAGGTCGGCGTTGCGTCCTTCTTGTtgttcttgttcttcttcttcctcttcttcctcttcttcctctttttctgaTACATTCTCTGCCTGGCGCTCTTCCACGTCTTCTTCTTCTGacacctcctctgtctcctcttcagaGTCACCCTGCTCGACATTTGCAAACATGTGCTGTAGAACTTGGAGCGCAGTGAAATCCTCAGCCATAGCTGCGTGACTCCGGAGGacggctggctggttggctggccaGCTGTTGCtggcctgaccctaacccactgAGCATGTATGTGTAAGTAGTAGCAATTCCCCAGACAACAGTTGCAGGAGTGGGGGATGGGCGCTCATGTCCTCCGACAGAGAcggtgggggaggggatgggcgCTCATTTCGTCAGACCGAGTTGCAGGAGTGGGGGATGGGCGCTCATGTCCtccgacagagaccgaggccactggacgggcgctcatttgtccgaccgagatgaggaagtgtattttatccgacagagaccgaggccactggacgggcgctcatttgtccgaccgagatgaggaagtgtattttatccgacagagaccgaggccacTGGACGGGcactcatttgtccgaccgagatgaggaagtgtattttatccgacagagaccgaggccacTGGACGGGCGCTTATTTGTcagaccgagatgaggaagtgtatttCCCCCCAACCGGGATGAGGAAGTGCATTTTCTCCAACCTAGAGACGCAAGGAAGTGTAGTCCTCCTACCAAGACTAGTATgggctctgggggtgaatgggagAGCGATATTAAACTCCACTGAAGGGAGAAGTGTACTCAGCTCCACTCCGCtcagcagaggagacagagacccaGGCTCCGCTCAATCTTGTCCTACTATGAGGTATGCAGCAAGGTGTCATTCAGctttcttgttgttgttgtatttacGTATATATCTGTGTAGGTGTACATTGAAGGTCATTTTACAACTGCTGCTCCCCAAAGGAAGGTCCCACAGTCACAATGTGGCAGGTCTGTCTAGTTCATTGGGGTCTTTGAAATCAATCTTTAGATAAAGGATATTTATATAAAGGATAAAGGAAAGTTGGCTTGAAACTTCTTATTCTCTCTCACTTCATCTACTAGTGTCTTTCTATGTATCTCATGACtgttgccatctctctctcgctctacccctctccctccctacagcATATTGAGTTTGACTATGACATAAACGACACTGGTTCTGGCGACTTGGGGCTGGCCCTGGAGGATCTGTGTGACCCGGATCAAGTGATATCCCCTGACCTGCAGCGAGTGTTCCTCCCTGTGGTCTATGGCTTCATCTTTGTCCTGGGCATCATTGGGAACGGCCGGGTGGTGATGGTGCTTGGCTGCCAGCACAGGTGAGCATAAAGATGGACAATGAAGACAATGACAATGACATGTTACAGTAGTTTAGTCCATTAGTACGTTTAGTGAGTTACTTTGTACATTTTAATCTTTTGAAAAAGAAGGAACGAAAGATCCGTTTCACATTCGTTTATTatatgcaccttcctgtcacagtcaattccttgtttgtggtgTGAACACATTACACAACGTGGCGGATAAAACACATTCGGATGTAGAAGatgacacacgcacgcacacgcacatacactcacacacagcgggGTTTTTCCTCTGATTGTCCCCAGGTCAAAATGGAAACTGGCAGACCGCTACCGGCTGCACCTCTCTGCCGCCGATCTTCTCTTTGTGCTGACGCTCCCGTTCTGGGCAGCGGATGCCGCACTGACGGACTGGCGTTTCGGATTAGGCACTTGTGTGGCCGTGCACGTCATCTACACGGTGAACCTGTATGGGAGTGTGCTCATCCTGGCCTTCATCAGTCTGGACCGCTACCTAGCCGTGGTCAAAGCGATAGACGCGCACACATCACGCACGAGACAGCTACTGGCACGGAGACTGGTGTTTGTAGGTGAGCTACGTCTCTAGCCTCAGCCTcccttaactctctctctctctcacgacgTGTCCATGCCTCAGATGTACAGAGGTACAGCACTTTGCTTGTATTCTTCTGATCTCCTGATTCGACCACCGAatctcctctttgtctccctctcattTTCCAGGAGCCTGGTTGCCGGCGACTCTCTTGGCCGTGTCAGACATAGTGTTTGCCAGGACTTGGGAAGCAGGAGATGGGACGATTGTGTGCCAGCGCTTATACCCAGCTGACAACGCTCCTCTCTGGGTGTCAGTGTTCCACCTGCAGCTGGTGTTTGTAGGCTTGGTGGTACCGGGCCTAGTTTTGCTGATGTGTTACTGTGTCATCGTGTCCAGGCTGATCCGCATCGGCCCTCGGTGGGGGCAGAGACAGAACCGCAGAGCTGTCAGGATCACTGTGGCCTTGGTCCTCTGCTTCTTCCTGTGTTGGCTCCCCTATGGTGCTGGCATCACAGCGGATGCCCTCATGCGCCTAGAGGTCCTTCCCAGAAGCTACAgtctggaggtggtgctgaATGTGTGGCTGGCGGTGGCTGAACCCATGGCATTTGCCCACTGCTGTCTCAACCCGCTGCTGTATGCCTTCCTGGGGTCGGACTTCAAGAGGTCCGCCAGACGGGAGGACTCAACACCAGGTTGCCTCGTCTCCTGTCTGAAGATCCCCCCTCCTAGACGCCCAGTAACCTCTAATACCACAGAGTTCGAGTCATTTAGTCTACACTCCAGCTAACAAAATATATGGCTATGGATGTAGGTgtgggttggttggttggttggatgAGGGTGTAAATGCTTTGTCCTATATATGAGAAGAGCGTAGTCTGCTGATCCATGACTTTGTGCCTTGTCTGATAGATACACTTTTCTGTAAATAGGGTTTGTGGGTCACCActgatgttgttgatgttgttgtttttaagtttgtacaatacatacaataaaatgtcgaaatgaaatgttttcactttttgtctcactcttcctgtctctcagagttgtcggtgtgtgtgtgtgttagtttcaattattttggaggtgttcacccctccctccctccctcccagttagTGCTGGTAGTCTGGGATGTGTCTATatcactgtcatcatcatcatcatcacacaccaATTATGactcaaatgtttcactttgttttttaTCATGAAAAATTATCACAACAAAGCTGTGGGTCGAAACGACCCCGATACCGTGCAAAGGATAAAGTAAATGTTTCACTTAgtttttttatcatgaaaagttgtcacaacaAAGCTATGGGTCGAAACGACCCCGATACCGTGCAAAGGATAAAGTAAATGTTTCACTTCGTTTTTTTATCATGAAACGTTATCAGAACAAAGCTGTGGGTCGAAACAACCCCGATACCGCGCAAaggataaataaaatgtttcactttatgtttttattatgaaaagttgtcacaGCATAGCTGTGGATCATAACGACCCTGATACCGTGCAAAGGATAAAGAAATTGTTTCACTTTATgtttttattatgaaaagttgtcACGACATAGCTGCGGGTCAAAATGACCctaaggtagcacaagggttatcgagtcaattatctccctgagaatctaacctaaggtgaattgtggttcccaagccagggacgaacaccaagcgtctctggcctttcgattcaccgactacaattTGGTGTACCCTTGCGACGTGATATGTTTCGAGCAATTCAGTTACAGTTTGGTAAACCGGCGTTTCAAACCATGGTGCGGTGAGTAAGCATTTACAAATGTATATTAATTGTGTTCCGCCTGGTTCTGTTGGTAAAAGCCTATAACTAGTTTCTGATATTAGCTCCTGCATAGAAATGAACAAAAATGGAATGGGAAACTGAAGTTAACAAATTACTTAACCTGTGGGAAAAAGTTAGCGTTAACAGAACGTTATCTGAATTGAGCAAGACAAGAACGGTCTTAAAACTGATTTTACGCTAGCTGAAATAATTGATCATTGGCGAACTGTAGGAGTCCATAAAAAGAAACAAATATTGAAGATTACTGTACATCTAATTGGCAAATGTCTTCTCAAATCTGTCCTCAAAGCAGCGACACCTTTTTGTGCCACAAGGCAACACACCGCTAACAAAAGCAGTGAAGAGACCAGCCATGCTGGCTCACATTCTACTACTGAGTgttcagacacagacagtggAATTGGTGCGCAAATCACCAAACCGCGTTCTACAAAGAACCATCGTGCTCCTGATCCGCCAAGCATTGCTGCCATAAAAATGGTGACAGAGGTAAAACTAAAGCC
It contains:
- the LOC124462467 gene encoding C-X-C chemokine receptor type 4-like — its product is MYVEKCTQLHSAQQRRQRPRLRSILSYYEHIEFDYDINDTGSGDLGLALEDLCDPDQVISPDLQRVFLPVVYGFIFVLGIIGNGRVVMVLGCQHRSKWKLADRYRLHLSAADLLFVLTLPFWAADAALTDWRFGLGTCVAVHVIYTVNLYGSVLILAFISLDRYLAVVKAIDAHTSRTRQLLARRLVFVGAWLPATLLAVSDIVFARTWEAGDGTIVCQRLYPADNAPLWVSVFHLQLVFVGLVVPGLVLLMCYCVIVSRLIRIGPRWGQRQNRRAVRITVALVLCFFLCWLPYGAGITADALMRLEVLPRSYSLEVVLNVWLAVAEPMAFAHCCLNPLLYAFLGSDFKRSARREDSTPGCLVSCLKIPPPRRPVTSNTTEFESFSLHSS